One Ricinus communis isolate WT05 ecotype wild-type chromosome 1, ASM1957865v1, whole genome shotgun sequence DNA window includes the following coding sequences:
- the LOC8287007 gene encoding single-stranded DNA-binding protein WHY1, chloroplastic isoform X1: MLSSPVTSTQNPKLWTPNTFSSLQSFRTTSTTFIHTISAPRRLSTNTNRAVKCRQSEFYDQQQQQQQKYNPSRPSSNDSSFASQSPAAVPRVYVGHSIYKGKAALTVEPRAPEFAALDSGAFKVAREGFVLLQFAPAAGVRQYDWSRKQVFSLSVTEIGTIISLGARDSCEFFHDPNKGKSDEGKIRKVLKVEPLPDGSGHFFNLSVQNKPMNMDESIYIPVTKAEFAVLISAFNYILPYLLGWHTFANSIKPDLNGHMNNANPRFGGDYEWSR; encoded by the exons ATGCTATCATCTCCAGTAACTAGTACGCAAAACCCTAAACTATGGACACCCAACACATTTTCCTCTTTACAGTCCTTTAGAACCACTAGTACTACATTTATCCACACTATTTCTGCACCCAGAAGACTCTCTACCAACACCAACCGCGCCGTTAAATGCCGTCAATCCGAGTTCTACGaccagcagcagcagcagcagcagaagTACAACCCCTCTCGGCCGTCCTCAAACGATTCTTCTTTTGCATCGCAGTCACCAGCTGCTGTGCCTAGGGTTTATGTAGGCCATTCAATATACAAAGGGAAGgctgctcttactgttgaacCTAGAGCACCTGAATTTGCTGCATTGGAT TCAGGGGCTTTCAAAGTAGCTAGGGAAGGTTTTGTGCTGTTACAGTTTGCTCCTGCAGCTGGTGTACGCCAATACGACTGGAGTCGAAAGCAG GTGTTCTCATTATCAGTGACAGAAATTGGAACTATAATAAGCCTTGGTGCTAGAGACTCCTGTGAATTTTTCCATGATCCTAACAAGGGGAAAAG CGATGAAGGTAAGATCAGGAAGGTGTTGAAGGTAGAGCCACTTCCAGATGGTTCAGGCCACTTCTTTAACCTCA GTGTACAAAACAAACCTATGAACATGGATGAAAGCATTTACATTCCCGTTACCAAGGCCGAGTTTGCCGTCCTCATATCCGCATTTAAT TACATTCTGCCATACCTGCTAGGCTGGCACACGTTTGCAAATTCCATTAAACCAGATCTGAATGGGCATATGAATAATGCGAATCCAAGGTTCGGAGGAGACTATGAATGGAGCAGGTAG
- the LOC8287007 gene encoding single-stranded DNA-binding protein WHY1, chloroplastic isoform X2, giving the protein MLSSPVTSTQNPKLWTPNTFSSLQSFRTTSTTFIHTISAPRRLSTNTNRAVKCRQSEFYDQQQQQQQKYNPSRPSSNDSSFASQSPAAVPRVYVGHSIYKGKAALTVEPRAPEFAALDSGAFKVAREGFVLLQFAPAAGVRQYDWSRKQVFSLSVTEIGTIISLGARDSCEFFHDPNKGKSDEGKIRKVLKVEPLPDGSGHFFNLIHSAIPARLAHVCKFH; this is encoded by the exons ATGCTATCATCTCCAGTAACTAGTACGCAAAACCCTAAACTATGGACACCCAACACATTTTCCTCTTTACAGTCCTTTAGAACCACTAGTACTACATTTATCCACACTATTTCTGCACCCAGAAGACTCTCTACCAACACCAACCGCGCCGTTAAATGCCGTCAATCCGAGTTCTACGaccagcagcagcagcagcagcagaagTACAACCCCTCTCGGCCGTCCTCAAACGATTCTTCTTTTGCATCGCAGTCACCAGCTGCTGTGCCTAGGGTTTATGTAGGCCATTCAATATACAAAGGGAAGgctgctcttactgttgaacCTAGAGCACCTGAATTTGCTGCATTGGAT TCAGGGGCTTTCAAAGTAGCTAGGGAAGGTTTTGTGCTGTTACAGTTTGCTCCTGCAGCTGGTGTACGCCAATACGACTGGAGTCGAAAGCAG GTGTTCTCATTATCAGTGACAGAAATTGGAACTATAATAAGCCTTGGTGCTAGAGACTCCTGTGAATTTTTCCATGATCCTAACAAGGGGAAAAG CGATGAAGGTAAGATCAGGAAGGTGTTGAAGGTAGAGCCACTTCCAGATGGTTCAGGCCACTTCTTTAACCTCA TACATTCTGCCATACCTGCTAGGCTGGCACACGTTTGCAAATTCCATTAA
- the LOC107261319 gene encoding uncharacterized protein LOC107261319 isoform X1 — MSSICSFLGLMEPRWKHFNILHSKTKMNFLAPVICCSNNDPISKQSQQLGYDPSEELLRLEADIKPRNGTSGSAKPRSWFGSNGQYIKELPCPSCRGRGYTPCTQCGIERSSLDCSQCNGKGIMTCRQCLGECVIWEESIDEQPWEKARSISPLKVKEDDEVDNLEIKLDMKKKSKRVYQSPPPEVGQKISRSLKSLNAKTGLFSKRMKIIHGNPTLHAQRVAAIKKAKGTVAARKHTSETLKAFFSDPENRRKRSIAMKGVRFYCSNCGREGHRKHYCPELKDSMTDRQFRCGLCGEKGHNRRTCPKSKMSNRKSIVRRRHSCKICHQGGHNRRTCPMSRMSNPRSTVKRRRCCKICHRSGHNRRTCPQLNRSKLVSSHTTGCRVYTCSLCQGKGHNARTCPNRNTEPTIDSPGYEEDINGLLVD; from the exons ATGTCTTCAATCTGTAGCTTCCTTGGTCTTATGGAACCTCGATGGAAGCACTTTAATATCCTTCATTCCAAGACCAAAATGAACTTCCTGGCGCCTGTAATTTGCTGCTCAAACAATGACCCAATTTCCAAACAAAGCCAG CAGTTGGGTTACGATCCTTCAGAAGAGTTACTTCGACTCGAAGCTGATATAAAGCCAAG GAATGGTACCTCTGGTTCAGCTAAACCTAGATCTTGGTTTGGTTCGAATGGACAATATATTAAAGAACTTCCTTGCCCAAGTTGCAGAGGGAGAGGTTATACTCCATGTACTCAGTGCGGAATTGAACGATCCAGCTTAGATTGTTCTCAATGTAATGGAAAG GGAATAATGACTTGTCGTCAGTGCTTGGGGGAATGTGTAATATGGGAAGAATCAATTGATGAGCAACCGTGGGAGAAAGCTCGTTCAAT TTCTCCACTCAAAGTGAAGGAGGATGATGAAGTAGACAATTTAGAAATAAAGCTGGACATGAAGAAAAAATCAAAGCGTGTGTACCAGTCACCTCCTCCTGAAGTTGGACAAAAGATCAGCCGATCGCTAAAA AGTCTCAATGCCAAAACTGGACTATTCAGTAAAAGAATGAAGATTATCCATGGCAATCCTACACTTCATGCGCAAAGAGTGGCTGCAATAAAG AAAGCCAAAGGAACTGTTGCTGCCAGGAAACATACTTCTGAGACTCTGAAAGCTTTCTTTAGCGATCCTGAAAACCGCCGCAAAAGGAGCATTGCTATGAAAG GAGTGAGATTTTACTGCAGTAACTGTGGACGCGAAGGACATAGAAAACACTACTGTCCAGAACTTAAGGATAGCATGACAGACAGGCAGTTTAGATGTGGGTTATGTGGGGAAAAGGGCCATAACAGAAGAACATGTCCAAAGTCAAAGATGAGCAATCGCAAAAGCATAGTTAGAAGGCGCCACAGCTGCAAGATTTGTCATCAAGGTGGCCATAATCGCAGGACATGCCCAATGTCAAGGATGAGCAATCCCAGAAGCACAGTTAAAAGACGTCGCTGCTGTAAGATTTGTCATCGAAGTGGCCATAATCGCAGGACATGCCCTCAATTAAACCGATCAAAATTAGTCAGTAGCCATACAACTGGATGCAGAGTATATACATGCAGTTTGTGCCAAGGGAAAGGGCACAATGCGAGGACATGTCCTAACAGAAATACAGAGCCTACAATTGATAGTCCTGGATATGAAGAGGACATCAACGGCCTTCTTGTGGACTAA
- the LOC107261319 gene encoding uncharacterized protein LOC107261319 isoform X2, with translation MSSICSFLGLMEPRWKHFNILHSKTKMNFLAPVICCSNNDPISKQSQLGYDPSEELLRLEADIKPRNGTSGSAKPRSWFGSNGQYIKELPCPSCRGRGYTPCTQCGIERSSLDCSQCNGKGIMTCRQCLGECVIWEESIDEQPWEKARSISPLKVKEDDEVDNLEIKLDMKKKSKRVYQSPPPEVGQKISRSLKSLNAKTGLFSKRMKIIHGNPTLHAQRVAAIKKAKGTVAARKHTSETLKAFFSDPENRRKRSIAMKGVRFYCSNCGREGHRKHYCPELKDSMTDRQFRCGLCGEKGHNRRTCPKSKMSNRKSIVRRRHSCKICHQGGHNRRTCPMSRMSNPRSTVKRRRCCKICHRSGHNRRTCPQLNRSKLVSSHTTGCRVYTCSLCQGKGHNARTCPNRNTEPTIDSPGYEEDINGLLVD, from the exons ATGTCTTCAATCTGTAGCTTCCTTGGTCTTATGGAACCTCGATGGAAGCACTTTAATATCCTTCATTCCAAGACCAAAATGAACTTCCTGGCGCCTGTAATTTGCTGCTCAAACAATGACCCAATTTCCAAACAAAGCCAG TTGGGTTACGATCCTTCAGAAGAGTTACTTCGACTCGAAGCTGATATAAAGCCAAG GAATGGTACCTCTGGTTCAGCTAAACCTAGATCTTGGTTTGGTTCGAATGGACAATATATTAAAGAACTTCCTTGCCCAAGTTGCAGAGGGAGAGGTTATACTCCATGTACTCAGTGCGGAATTGAACGATCCAGCTTAGATTGTTCTCAATGTAATGGAAAG GGAATAATGACTTGTCGTCAGTGCTTGGGGGAATGTGTAATATGGGAAGAATCAATTGATGAGCAACCGTGGGAGAAAGCTCGTTCAAT TTCTCCACTCAAAGTGAAGGAGGATGATGAAGTAGACAATTTAGAAATAAAGCTGGACATGAAGAAAAAATCAAAGCGTGTGTACCAGTCACCTCCTCCTGAAGTTGGACAAAAGATCAGCCGATCGCTAAAA AGTCTCAATGCCAAAACTGGACTATTCAGTAAAAGAATGAAGATTATCCATGGCAATCCTACACTTCATGCGCAAAGAGTGGCTGCAATAAAG AAAGCCAAAGGAACTGTTGCTGCCAGGAAACATACTTCTGAGACTCTGAAAGCTTTCTTTAGCGATCCTGAAAACCGCCGCAAAAGGAGCATTGCTATGAAAG GAGTGAGATTTTACTGCAGTAACTGTGGACGCGAAGGACATAGAAAACACTACTGTCCAGAACTTAAGGATAGCATGACAGACAGGCAGTTTAGATGTGGGTTATGTGGGGAAAAGGGCCATAACAGAAGAACATGTCCAAAGTCAAAGATGAGCAATCGCAAAAGCATAGTTAGAAGGCGCCACAGCTGCAAGATTTGTCATCAAGGTGGCCATAATCGCAGGACATGCCCAATGTCAAGGATGAGCAATCCCAGAAGCACAGTTAAAAGACGTCGCTGCTGTAAGATTTGTCATCGAAGTGGCCATAATCGCAGGACATGCCCTCAATTAAACCGATCAAAATTAGTCAGTAGCCATACAACTGGATGCAGAGTATATACATGCAGTTTGTGCCAAGGGAAAGGGCACAATGCGAGGACATGTCCTAACAGAAATACAGAGCCTACAATTGATAGTCCTGGATATGAAGAGGACATCAACGGCCTTCTTGTGGACTAA
- the LOC8287008 gene encoding uncharacterized protein LOC8287008 isoform X1, translated as MAMATQTGIGLSKILILAGAGYTGTVMFKNGKLSDLIGELQSLVKGLERSGENSDGDSDYTDAIAQQVKRLAMEVRQLASARQITVLNGNSGQMGNLTGLIVPAAAVGALGYGYMWWKGLKLSDLMYVTKRSMANAVTNLTKHLEQVSEALSAAKVHLTQRIQLVDDKMETQKEISKAIQNDVNAASENLSQIGSELWQLQCLVSGLDGKICSLEEKQDLANMGVLYLCNFVGGKKVKMPKALEDQLKPSGRTRSELPSGMQGLKDIADGLFRTMSEPATDLLLQDGIDKLDDQPQTPHSNQPRPLLRFSSVKC; from the exons ATGGCGATGGCGACGCAAACCGGAATTGGCCTTTCCAAGATCCTCATCCTGGCCGGTGCAG GATACACTGGTACTGTAATGTTTAAAAATGGCAAATTATCTGATTTGATCGGTGAACTTCAG TCTCTAGTAAAGGGATTGGAAAGATCTGGGGAAAATTCTGATGGTGATTCTGATTACACTGATGCCATTGCCCAACAA GTAAAGCGGTTGGCAATGGAGGTTCGGCAACTTGCCTCAGCACGGCAAATAACTGTTTTAAATGGGAATTCTGGTCAAATGG GTAATTTAACTGGTCTCATAGTTCCAGCTGCTGCAGTTGGGGCATTGGGTTACGGATATATGTGGTGGAAg GGTCTCAAGTTGTCAGATCTCATGTATGTAACCAAGCGCAGTATGGCAAATGCTGTTACAAACTTGACAAAACATTTGGAGCAAGTTTCTGAGGCTCTGTCT GCTGCAAAGGTGCATTTGACACAACGAATACAGCTTGTAGATGATAAAATGGAAACCCAAAAGGAGATCTCAAAGGCAATTCAAAATGAT GTTAATGCTGCTTCTGAAAATTTATCACAAATTGGCTCAGAGTTGTGGCAGTTGCAGTGTTTAGTTTCTGGCTTG GATGGGAAGATATGTTCATTGGAGGAGAAACAG GATCTTGCAAATATGGGCGTGCTGTATTTGTGCAATTTTGTTGGCGGCAAAAAAGTGAAAATGCCTAAAGCTCTCGAG GATCAACTTAAACCTTCTGGGAGAACTCGTTCTGAGCTTCCAAGTGGAATG CAGGGTCTTAAGGATATTGCGGATGGTTTGTTTCGAACGATGAGTGAGCCAGCAACTGATCTCCTGCTGCAAGATGGAATTGATAAGTTGGACGATCAACCACAGACACCACATAGCAACCAACCAAGACCCTTGCTTAG GTTTAGTTCAGTCAAGTGTTGA
- the LOC8287008 gene encoding uncharacterized protein LOC8287008 isoform X3, with amino-acid sequence MAMATQTGIGLSKILILAGAGYTGTVMFKNGKLSDLIGELQSLVKGLERSGENSDGDSDYTDAIAQQVKRLAMEVRQLASARQITVLNGNSGQMGNLTGLIVPAAAVGALGYGYMWWKGLKLSDLMYVTKRSMANAVTNLTKHLEQVSEALSAAKVHLTQRIQLVDDKMETQKEISKAIQNDVNAASENLSQIGSELWQLQCLVSGLDGKICSLEEKQDLANMGVLYLCNFVGGKKVKMPKALEDQLKPSGRTRSELPSGMSKVPLG; translated from the exons ATGGCGATGGCGACGCAAACCGGAATTGGCCTTTCCAAGATCCTCATCCTGGCCGGTGCAG GATACACTGGTACTGTAATGTTTAAAAATGGCAAATTATCTGATTTGATCGGTGAACTTCAG TCTCTAGTAAAGGGATTGGAAAGATCTGGGGAAAATTCTGATGGTGATTCTGATTACACTGATGCCATTGCCCAACAA GTAAAGCGGTTGGCAATGGAGGTTCGGCAACTTGCCTCAGCACGGCAAATAACTGTTTTAAATGGGAATTCTGGTCAAATGG GTAATTTAACTGGTCTCATAGTTCCAGCTGCTGCAGTTGGGGCATTGGGTTACGGATATATGTGGTGGAAg GGTCTCAAGTTGTCAGATCTCATGTATGTAACCAAGCGCAGTATGGCAAATGCTGTTACAAACTTGACAAAACATTTGGAGCAAGTTTCTGAGGCTCTGTCT GCTGCAAAGGTGCATTTGACACAACGAATACAGCTTGTAGATGATAAAATGGAAACCCAAAAGGAGATCTCAAAGGCAATTCAAAATGAT GTTAATGCTGCTTCTGAAAATTTATCACAAATTGGCTCAGAGTTGTGGCAGTTGCAGTGTTTAGTTTCTGGCTTG GATGGGAAGATATGTTCATTGGAGGAGAAACAG GATCTTGCAAATATGGGCGTGCTGTATTTGTGCAATTTTGTTGGCGGCAAAAAAGTGAAAATGCCTAAAGCTCTCGAG GATCAACTTAAACCTTCTGGGAGAACTCGTTCTGAGCTTCCAAGTGGAATG TCAAAGGTACCTTTGGGTTGA
- the LOC8287008 gene encoding uncharacterized protein LOC8287008 isoform X2 gives MAMATQTGIGLSKILILAGAGYTGTVMFKNGKLSDLIGELQSLVKGLERSGENSDGDSDYTDAIAQQVKRLAMEVRQLASARQITVLNGNSGQMGNLTGLIVPAAAVGALGYGYMWWKGLKLSDLMYVTKRSMANAVTNLTKHLEQVSEALSAAKVHLTQRIQLVDDKMETQKEISKAIQNDVNAASENLSQIGSELWQLQCLVSGLDGKICSLEEKQDLANMGVLYLCNFVGGKKVKMPKALEDQLKPSGRTRSELPSGMGLKDIADGLFRTMSEPATDLLLQDGIDKLDDQPQTPHSNQPRPLLRFSSVKC, from the exons ATGGCGATGGCGACGCAAACCGGAATTGGCCTTTCCAAGATCCTCATCCTGGCCGGTGCAG GATACACTGGTACTGTAATGTTTAAAAATGGCAAATTATCTGATTTGATCGGTGAACTTCAG TCTCTAGTAAAGGGATTGGAAAGATCTGGGGAAAATTCTGATGGTGATTCTGATTACACTGATGCCATTGCCCAACAA GTAAAGCGGTTGGCAATGGAGGTTCGGCAACTTGCCTCAGCACGGCAAATAACTGTTTTAAATGGGAATTCTGGTCAAATGG GTAATTTAACTGGTCTCATAGTTCCAGCTGCTGCAGTTGGGGCATTGGGTTACGGATATATGTGGTGGAAg GGTCTCAAGTTGTCAGATCTCATGTATGTAACCAAGCGCAGTATGGCAAATGCTGTTACAAACTTGACAAAACATTTGGAGCAAGTTTCTGAGGCTCTGTCT GCTGCAAAGGTGCATTTGACACAACGAATACAGCTTGTAGATGATAAAATGGAAACCCAAAAGGAGATCTCAAAGGCAATTCAAAATGAT GTTAATGCTGCTTCTGAAAATTTATCACAAATTGGCTCAGAGTTGTGGCAGTTGCAGTGTTTAGTTTCTGGCTTG GATGGGAAGATATGTTCATTGGAGGAGAAACAG GATCTTGCAAATATGGGCGTGCTGTATTTGTGCAATTTTGTTGGCGGCAAAAAAGTGAAAATGCCTAAAGCTCTCGAG GATCAACTTAAACCTTCTGGGAGAACTCGTTCTGAGCTTCCAAGTGGAATG GGTCTTAAGGATATTGCGGATGGTTTGTTTCGAACGATGAGTGAGCCAGCAACTGATCTCCTGCTGCAAGATGGAATTGATAAGTTGGACGATCAACCACAGACACCACATAGCAACCAACCAAGACCCTTGCTTAG GTTTAGTTCAGTCAAGTGTTGA
- the LOC8287009 gene encoding AP2-like ethylene-responsive transcription factor At1g16060, translated as MEMATGNCHANTGRRGLCLIEGEAMETKCIKRRRRDSSLALLSSNDQQQQQPHGDQNTTATAAGATATTVKRSSRFRGVSRHRWTGRYEAHLWDKGSWNPTQRKKGKQVYLGAYDEEESAARAYDLAALKYWGASTFTNFPVADYEKEIDMMKNVTKEEYLATLRRRSSGFSRGVSKYRGVARHHHNGRWEARIGRVFGNKYLYLGTYSTQEEAAHAYDIAAIEYRGINAVTNFDLSTYIRWLRPGSGPSTTEHSKSTLEPFPMPTLSNQINPAEKLIQLYHSNNNPYMVEDLNTPLKQETFGPISPCTKSSSPTALGLLLKSSMFKELVEKNLNPSDDEHEAKLVSEMGKNNEAGQIFYSGMNQSPYTYPANGDALSGLGIESKDDNILPLYNRRGQFL; from the exons atggaAATGGCTACTGGGAATTGTCATGCAAATACTGGAAGGCGTGGCTTGTGCTTGATAGAAGGTGAAGCTATGGAGACTAAGTGCATTAAGAGACGGCGAAGAGACTCTTCTTTAGCTTTATTGAGCTCTAATGatcagcagcagcagcagcctCATGGTGATCAAAATACTACTGCCACTGCTGCTGGTGCTACTGCTACTACCGTAAAGAGAAGTTCAAGATTTCGAGGAGTCAGCAGACATCGATGGACTGGACGATATGAAGCCCATTTGTGGGATAAAGGATCTTGGAATCCAACACAGAGGAAGAAGGGAAAACAAG TTTATCTTG GAGCTTACGATGAAGAAGAATCTGCAGCTAGAGCATATGATTTGGCTGCTCTTAAATACTGGGGAGCATCGACTTTCACAAATTTTCCG GTAGCTGACtatgagaaagaaattgaCATGATGAAAAATGTAACAAAAGAGGAGTATCTTGCCACTCTAAGAAG GAGAAGCAGTGGGTTCTCTAGAGGAGTATCCAAATATAGAGGAGTTGCAAG GCACCATCACAATGGAAGATGGGAAGCAAGGATAGGGAGAGTGTTTGGTAACAAGTATCTCTACCTTGGCACTTACA GTACCCAAGAAGAAGCTGCTCATGCCTATGATATTGCAGCTATTGAGTACAGAGGAATCAATGCTGTGACCAATTTTGATTTGAGTACATATATTAGATGGCTGAGACCTGGATCAGGCCCTTCTACTACCGAACATTCAAAATCAACACTAGAACCTTTTCCAATGCCAACTTTGTCCAATCAAATCAATCCAGCAGAGAAACTAATCCAACTATACCACTCTAATAACAATCCCTATATGGTAGAGGATTTAAACACCCCTCTAAAGCAAGAAACTTTTGGACCAATTAGTCCTTGCACCAAGTCATCATCTCCAACTGCACTTGGCCTCCTGCTTAAATCTTCCATGTTTAAGGAACTAGTGGAGAAGAACTTAAATCCTAGTGATGATGAACACGAGGCGAAATTGGTTTCAGAAATGGGCAAAAATAATGAAGCTGGACAGATATTCTACAGTGGAATGAATCAGAGTCCTTATACATACCCCGCCAATGGGGATGCTTTGTCTGGTTTAGGGATAGAATCCAAGGATGATAACATATTGCCATTGTACAATAGAAGAGGGCAATTCCTGTAG